The Pararge aegeria chromosome 8, ilParAegt1.1, whole genome shotgun sequence genome window below encodes:
- the LOC120626042 gene encoding uncharacterized protein LOC120626042 produces MSSQCVVLLAVVACLVHHQVAARPVRKTLNFNMFVLNPQHQGSADRTILATDGVSRFGPILEYLVQRVQGMMSVRLPVEASYHTDEKVPDVSENEVDGVQAKMPGVVVRPSRAKPGTYDVEIDVVVDDGQPNKID; encoded by the coding sequence ATGTCTTCCCAGTGCGTGGTACTCCTGGCCGTTGTAGCCTGCTTGGTACACCATCAGGTAGCGGCCAGGCCCGTTCGCAAAACATTGAATTTCAACATGTTCGTATTAAACCCGCAGCATCAGGGTTCCGCTGATCGAACCATCCTAGCTACCGACGGGGTGTCGAGGTTCGGACCTATTTTGGAGTACTTGGTGCAACGCGTTCAAGGCATGATGTCAGTTCGATTACCAGTGGAGGCAAGTTACCACACGGATGAAAAAGTTCCTGACGTATCAGAAAATGAAGTGGACGGTGTACAAGCGAAGATGCCTGGTGTGGTCGTTCGACCTTCTCGCGCGAAGCCTGGGACATACGATGTGGAAATCGATGTCGTAGTCGATGACGGACAGCCCAACAAAATCGACTGA
- the LOC120626043 gene encoding uncharacterized protein LOC120626043, with the protein MSGKRNVLCILITMMCLNITMVISAPLLQLLQPYQRIAMQHSQQNLQQQLMELQTMQQFNPMQQFGLNQLQPFIVLLPDQPINTNFKMIPKISDRIENEINFNNDKTKTKEEDDSVVIDAEPMPILEEQKGFLVIPNGRLSIGEFISAIPFLPIEINVPDTISWAYNGISSGISGIISIIGSRFPSQRPVEDVSTKNVNLKSMINELQMNNRNNIRPLVIMPLGGLSRPILPFQLIR; encoded by the exons ATGAGTGGAAAGCGGAATGTGTTGTGTATATTAATAACAATGATGTGCCTTAATATAACAATGGTGATATCTGCGCCACTACTTCAATTACTGCAACCATACCAGAGAATAGCAATGCAACATTCGCAACAGAATCTACAACAACAGTTAATGGAATTGCAGACAATGCAGCAATTCAATCCAATGCAACAATTCGGact AAATCAACTTCAACCATTTATTGTTTTACTACCAGACCAGCCAATAAACACAAACTTCAAAATGATACCAAAAATAAGCGATCGTATCGAAaacgaaattaattttaacaacgataaaacgaaaacaaaagaagaagacGACTCAGTAGTTATTGATGCAGAACCAATGCCTATACTTGAAGAACAAAAAGGGTTTTTAGTAATACCAAATGGGAGGCTTTCAATTGGAGAATTTATATCAGCTATCCCTTTTCTGCCAATAGAAATCAACGTTCCTGACACAATATCTTGGGCCTACAATGGCATATCTAGTGGAATTTCAGGTATAATTTCTATAATAGGCTCAAGGTTTCCTTCTCAAAGGCCGGTAGAAGATGTTTCAACGAAGAATGTGAATTTGAAGTCTATGATTAACGAATTGCAAATGAACAATAGGAATAATATTAGACCCCTTGTAATTATGCCCTTGGGAGGTTTAAGTAGACCGATTTTGCCTTTCCAGCTGATAAGATAA
- the LOC120625914 gene encoding uncharacterized protein LOC120625914 yields MLRFGTFLAVAIALSAAAPQGISDNVLELDLSPEEAQKYLSNPPFSDPKLSGLVATKNLVRYDDPSFRSADAGPTLGHYWRNGHEIENPDAYVEEVYNAYQYHGQDGLGAYAYGYETPESAKVENRARSGDVTGSYTFKGDNNELIKVRYWSDSEGFHQEDNIPKVVLKPVEEAEDVRQARLAHEKAWAEAAAAARQNPDPQGDYYNRFDYQPAASELSGAVVAAPGQAREAKAYNPNAQLPSYPPSPKPEKYEEPEPTGPPRGFFYKFDYPVSIIVPKNPEEKEPSNYGKPY; encoded by the exons ATGCTACGTTTCGGAACTTTTTTGGCGGTAGCT ATTGCGCTATCTGCCGCAGCACCCCAGGGTATCTCCGACAATGTTCTGGAGCTGGACCTCTCTCCCGAAGAGGCACAGAAGTACCTGAGCAACCCACCCTTTTCGGACCCCAAGTTGTCCGGTCTCGTTGCAACTAAGAACTTG gttagGTACGATGACCCCAGCTTTCGCTCAGCTGATGCAGGTCCCACTCTCGGCCATTACTGGAGGAATGGTCATGAAATCGAAAACCCAGACGCCTACGTAGAAGAG GTATATAACGCGTACCAGTACCATGGTCAAGATGGCCTAGGCGCTTATGCGTACGGCTACGAAACCCCTGAGTCTGCCAAGGTCGAGAACAGAGCCCGGTCTGGTGACGTCACTGGCTCCTACACCTTCAAGGGCGATAACAACGAACTTATCAAG GTACGTTACTGGTCAGACAGCGAAGGTTTCCACCAAGAAGACAACATCCCCAAGGTTGTTCTGAAGCCAGTTGAGGAAGCAGAGGATGTCAGACAAGCTCGTCTCGCTCATGAGAAGGCCTGGGCTGAAGCAGCAGCTGCTGCTCGCCAGAACCCTGACCCACA gGGAGATTACTACAACAGATTCGACTACCAGCCCGCCGCGTCCGAGTTGAGTGGTGCCGTCGTTGCCGCCCCCGGTCAGGCTCGTGAGGCCAAGGCGTACAACCCGAACGCTCAGTTGCCCTCATACCCACCCTCACCCAAACCTGAGAAATACGAAGAGCCCGAGCCTACT GGTCCTCCACGTGGATTCTTCTACAAGTTCGACTACCCAGTCTCCATTATAGTACCTAAGAACCCTGAAGAAAAAGAGCCCAGCAACTATGGTAAACCTTACTAG